In the genome of uncultured Sphaerochaeta sp., the window TGGGCCACTTCGCCGGCTACCGGAAAGTCCATGTCCGCTACCCAGAACGGCTCTGCATCAGGATTGCCACACACTGACTTGATGACATCCCTGTTCCATTTCACCGAGAGAGAGGTGGTGCGGTCCACCACCGTATCGAAATCGTAGTGCATCAGACTCTGTACTCCTGGTCATAGGTGGATTTGGGATTGGGATATCTTCCCTCCTTGACCTTTTGCTTGAACACAATGGCTTGTGTAGGGCAGCGATGATAACAGCCGAGGCATCCGGTACAGGCACGGTCAAAGACCGGCTTCCCGTCCACCATATCAATGTTTGCAGAGGGACACATGCGGTAGCACAGTCCGCAGGAGGTGCATGCATCGGTCACCACAAAGTCCAGCGCGGTATCCATGAAGGCGCGGTGAACGGGCTCCATCAGGTGGTTGATCACCAACCGGCTCAAGGGGGGCCTGAAGGGAAGGTGGATCGCCTCACTCTGGACATCCTTGGCGATGAGGGCAATCTTCTCCTCCGCCTTCGCATAGAGGGCGTCAATCTTCTCATCGGTCGGGGCATGCAGCAGGGGGACATACCCGTCAGGCATCACCACATGGTTGACATAGCTTGCCAGTGCACCAGCTTCCTTGAGCACGACATCCATTGCTTGGAAGGTGTAGGCTTGGAACATATAGCGGGTTGCTACCAAGAAAAGGTACTTGATGGGAGAGAGATCCTGCTTTGCAAAGACCTCCTGGATGAAATGCACCACGAGGTTGGGTGGGAATCCCTTGTAGACGGGGAACACAAAGCCGACCTGTTCGGTCAGTTCAATAGGGTCGCCATGCATGAGGTTTGGGACCATCAGAATCTGGCAATCTCCCAGCTCCTCACACAAGCGTTTTGCGATGTAATAGCTGTTGCCGGTACCGGAGAAGCAGATAAGGGTTGTTTTCATGTTCATGCCTCTATGTCGAGCGAGGCAAGAAGTGCACAGACTTCCTGGGTGTCCTCGTCATTGAGATCGAGATTGGTGACCAAGCGGACCATATCACCTTCATTGTTGGCAAGAATGCCGTAGGTGGCGAGGCGGTGTACCACCGTCTGGGCCGAAAGCCCGGGAACCTGGAAGAAGAGGATGTTGGTCTGCACTCCTTCACGGTCGACTCTGGCCCAACCTGTTTGTGCAAGAGCATCCGCAATCGCTGCAGCATGGGCATGATCGTCTTTCAGCCGTTCGACATGATGGGTGAGTGCATAGAGTCCTGCCGCTGCAAGGATACCCGTCTGGCGCATTCCGCCACCAAGCATTTTTCTCAGTGTAAGCGCCTTGTTGATGAAGTCCTCAGTTCCGCACAGCATGCTTCCTACCGGAGCTCCCAACCCCTTGGAAAGGCAGAATGTGATGGTATCGGCATACTTGGCATAGGTTTTGACCGATATGCCGGTGGCTTGCTGTGCATTGAAAACCCGTGCTCCGTCCATATGGATCTTCAGCTGGTGGGTCTGGGCAAAGTCCTTGATTCCTTCCAGATTCTCCAACGGATAGCAGTAGCCGCCAATGGTGTTCTCCACCTCGATGAGGGTGGTGGTGGCCATGTCATAGGAGCCACCTTTGACCTTACCGGCAAGATCTGCTGCACTCAGCACACCCCTAGGGACATCAATGGTGATGGGAAGCACGCCGGCTATTGCACTGATCGAACCAATCTCGTGCTGGATGATATGACTGTTGGAGGCGGTGAGCACTTCATTGCTTCTTCCTCCCTGGAGGTAGAGGCTGATGAGGTTCCCCATGCAGCCGGAGGAGACGAACAGTGCTTTTTCTTTTCCTGTCAGTTCAGCTGCCAAGGCTTCAAGCTTTGTGGTCGTGGGATCTTCCCGGTAGACATCATCACCGACTTCTGCAGCGGCCATTGCTTTGCGCATCTCAAGGGTCGGTTTGGTGATCGTGTCGCTTCTGAGGTCATAGTGTTTCATCGTGGTTCTCCTTGGCACTTCGGTAAAACTATACCGAACAGAACACCTTCAGTCCAGCAAAAAGAAGATCCCCGGGACAAGCCCGGGGATCGAAAAGACTGATTGTACATCTACTTGAGGTAGACGTCCTTGACCGGATGGTAATCCATGGTATTGCCATGCCATCCGCCCCACTTGTTGGTATCGATCATGTTGATCGT includes:
- a CDS encoding GntG family PLP-dependent aldolase gives rise to the protein MKHYDLRSDTITKPTLEMRKAMAAAEVGDDVYREDPTTTKLEALAAELTGKEKALFVSSGCMGNLISLYLQGGRSNEVLTASNSHIIQHEIGSISAIAGVLPITIDVPRGVLSAADLAGKVKGGSYDMATTTLIEVENTIGGYCYPLENLEGIKDFAQTHQLKIHMDGARVFNAQQATGISVKTYAKYADTITFCLSKGLGAPVGSMLCGTEDFINKALTLRKMLGGGMRQTGILAAAGLYALTHHVERLKDDHAHAAAIADALAQTGWARVDREGVQTNILFFQVPGLSAQTVVHRLATYGILANNEGDMVRLVTNLDLNDEDTQEVCALLASLDIEA
- a CDS encoding EFR1 family ferrodoxin (N-terminal region resembles flavodoxins. C-terminal ferrodoxin region binds two 4Fe-4S clusters.); this translates as MKTTLICFSGTGNSYYIAKRLCEELGDCQILMVPNLMHGDPIELTEQVGFVFPVYKGFPPNLVVHFIQEVFAKQDLSPIKYLFLVATRYMFQAYTFQAMDVVLKEAGALASYVNHVVMPDGYVPLLHAPTDEKIDALYAKAEEKIALIAKDVQSEAIHLPFRPPLSRLVINHLMEPVHRAFMDTALDFVVTDACTSCGLCYRMCPSANIDMVDGKPVFDRACTGCLGCYHRCPTQAIVFKQKVKEGRYPNPKSTYDQEYRV